A single window of Solea solea chromosome 9, fSolSol10.1, whole genome shotgun sequence DNA harbors:
- the LOC131465713 gene encoding mucin-2-like produces the protein APTTTTTSPTTTTTTTAPTTTAPTTTTIAQTTTTTAPTTTTTAQTTTTTAPTTTTTAPTTTTTAPTTTTTAPTTTTATTTTTGPTTTTTAPTTTTTAPTTTTTTTAPTTTTTAPATAPTTGPTTTSTAPTTTTTSPTTTTTTTAPTTAPTTTTTAPTTTTTAPTTTMTAPTTTTAPTTTAPTTTTIAQTTTTTAPTTTTTAQTTTTTAPTTTTTAPTTTTTAPTTTTTAPTTTTAPTTTTALTTTTTAATTSTTAPTTITTARTTTTTTTTAPTTTTTAPTTTTLSTTTTPTMTPTAPTTTTYVPTTTTTGPTTTTTAPTTTTTAPTTTTTTTAPTTTTTAPATAPTTGPTTTSTAPTTTTTSPTTTTTTTAPTTTTTAPTTTTTALTTDPTITTTAQTTTTTVPTTTTTAPTTTTTAPTTTTITTTTTALTTTTTGPTTTMTAPTTTTTAPTTTTALTTTTTGPTTTSTAPTTTTTSPTTTTTTTAPTTTTTAPTTPPTTTTTAPTTTTTAPTTAPTKTATAPTTTTTAPTTTMTAPTTTTTAPTTTTAPTTTASTTTTTAQTTTRTAHTTTTLSTTTDPTITTTAPTTTTTVPTTTTTGPTTTTTAPTTTTTAPTTTTTTPTTTTTAPTTTTTAPTTAPTTTTTAPTTTTAPTTTTTALTTTTTAPTTALTTTTTAPTTTTTAPTTATSAPTTTTAPTTTSAPTTTTIAPTTTTTVPPTTTTASTTTTAPTTMSAPTTTTTAPTTTTTAPTTTTTASTTTAPTTTTTAPTTTTTAPTTTSAPTTTTIAPTTTTTVPPTTTTASTTTTAPTTMSAPTTTTSAPTTTTTAPTTTTTAS, from the exons gcaccaaccactacaactacttctccaaccacaaccactacaactactgctccaaccacaactgctccaaccactacaactattgcccaaaccacaacaactactgccccaactacaacaaccactgcccaaaccacaactactactgctccaaccacaactactactgcaccaaccactacaactactgcaccaaccactacaacgactgccccaacaacaactactg caaccacaaccactactggtccaaccacaacaactactgcaccaaccactacaactactgctccaaccacaactacaacaactactgctccaaccactacaactactgccccagcAACTGCTCCAACTACTGGTCCAACCAcaacatctactgcaccaaccactacaactacttctccaaccacaaccactacaactactgccccaacaactgctccaaccacaacaactactgcacctaccactacaactactgctccgaCCACTACAAtgactgctccaaccacaactactgctccaaccacaactgctccaaccactacaactattgcccaaaccacaacaactactgccccaactacaacaaccactgcccaaaccacaactactactgctccaaccacaactactactgcaccaaccactacaactactgcaccaaccactacaacgactgccccaacaacaactactgccccaacaacaactactgctctaaccacaacaactactgcagcaaccacttcaactactgctccaactacaataaCTACTGCACGAaccactacaaccacaactactactgccccaaccactacaactactgcacctaCTACAACTACTTTAtcaactacaactactccaaCCATGACacctactgccccaaccacaactacttatgtcccaaccacaaccactactggtccaaccacaacaactactgcaccaaccactacaactactgctccaaccacaactacaacaactactgctccaaccactacaactactgccccagcAACTGCTCCAACTACTGGTCCAACCAcaacatctactgcaccaaccactacaactacttctccaaccacaactacaacaacaactgctccaacaacaacaactactgcacctaccactacaactactgccctaACAACTGATCCAACCAtaacaactactgcccaaaccacaactactactgtcccaaccacaacaactactgcaccaaccactacaactactgctccaaccacaactacaataactacaacaactactgctctaaccactacaactactggtCCAACCACTACAAtgactgctccaaccacaactactactgctccaacaacaactactgctctaaccactacaactactggtCCAACCACAACatctactgccccaaccactacaactacttctccaacaacaactacaacaactactgctccaaccactacaactactgccccaacaactcctccaaccacaacaactactgcacctaccacaacaactactgccccaacaactgctccaaccaaaACAGCTACTGCACctaccactacaacaactgctccaaccactacaatgactgctccaaccacaactactactgctccaaccacaactactgctccaaccacgaCTGCatcaaccactacaactactgcccaaacaacaacaaggactGCACATACTACAACTACTTTATCAACTACAACTGATCCAACCataacaactactgccccaaccacaactactactgtcccaaccacaacaactactggtccaacaacaacaacgactgcaccaaccactacaactactgctccaaccacaactacaacaactccaactacaacaactactgctccaactactacaaccactgccccaacaactgctccaaccacgacaactactgcacctaccacaactactgctccaaccactacaacgactgctctaaccacaacaactactgctccaaccact gctctaaccacaacaactactgcaccaaccacaacaacgactgctccaaccacagctacttctgctccaaccacaactactgctccaaccacaacgagtgcaccaaccacaacaactattgccccaaccacaactactactgttcCACCCACAACgactactgcatcaactacaactactgctccaaccacaatgagtgcaccaaccactacgactactgccccaaccacaactactactgctccaaccacaacaactactgcatcaactacaactgctccaaccacaactactactgcaccaactactacaactactgctccaaccacaacgagtgcaccaaccacaacaactattgccccaaccacaactactactgttcCACCCACAACgactactgcatcaactacaactactgctccaaccacaatgagtgcaccaaccactacgacttctgccccaaccacaactactactgctccaaccacaacaactactgcatca